One genomic region from Nostoc sphaeroides encodes:
- the cysE gene encoding serine O-acetyltransferase produces MQQSLDSISNPPSTKTQDSNHTSMLKNLLSGVFFEPLLSDFRIIFERDPAARNWLEVVFCYPGLHALCLHRLAHWLHCRGVGFIPRLISHLGRFLTGIEIHPGAEIGEGVFIDHGMGVVIGETAIVGDYTLIYQGVTLGGTGKETGKRHPTVGKNAVIGAGAKVLGNLQIGDRVRIGAGSIVLRNIPSDCTVVGIPGRIISRNENASLSPLEHGKLPDMEATVIRSLLSRVEELEKQLQILKVKSH; encoded by the coding sequence ATGCAACAGTCTTTAGACAGTATTAGCAATCCCCCAAGTACCAAAACGCAGGATTCTAACCATACATCCATGCTGAAAAATCTTCTCTCTGGCGTTTTTTTTGAGCCATTATTGAGTGATTTTCGCATTATCTTTGAGCGCGACCCAGCAGCACGTAATTGGCTAGAAGTGGTGTTTTGCTACCCTGGATTACACGCACTCTGTTTGCATCGTCTTGCTCACTGGTTACATTGTCGAGGAGTCGGTTTTATCCCCCGCTTAATTTCTCATTTAGGGCGATTTTTGACCGGTATTGAAATTCACCCAGGTGCAGAGATTGGTGAGGGCGTGTTTATCGACCACGGAATGGGTGTTGTCATTGGCGAAACTGCGATCGTGGGCGACTATACACTGATTTACCAAGGCGTCACCCTTGGCGGAACTGGTAAAGAAACTGGTAAGCGTCATCCCACGGTGGGTAAAAATGCAGTGATTGGGGCGGGTGCGAAAGTTTTGGGTAATCTGCAAATTGGCGATCGCGTCCGTATTGGCGCAGGTTCCATTGTCTTGCGGAATATCCCCAGCGATTGCACAGTTGTGGGAATTCCCGGTCGAATTATTTCCCGAAATGAAAACGCCAGCCTTTCTCCTTTAGAACATGGAAAGCTACCCGATATGGAAGCAACCGTGATTCGTTCTTTGCTCTCGCGCGTTGAAGAACTCGAAAAACAACTGCAAATTTTAAAAGTCAAGAGTCATTAG